The following proteins come from a genomic window of Mammaliicoccus sp. Marseille-Q6498:
- a CDS encoding Crp/Fnr family transcriptional regulator, translating to MQTTYTEATSVIEYIINHGQRLHFNAHHYIYLSGDLCNHIYVITDGKVITQRVMEDGKEFNTKLLGHHSIFGSTTLFCGRKTHALSAKVKEDATVYKMPKKQFEEAILTDEVLKYEWILWVQNENEKNEYQIRDIYTLGKTSAFYSILIKLANTYGIHDGDSILINVDLTNHELANFCNVTRESVNRMLSNLKKKNIVSINQKRITIHNLDYLKKSINCENCPQSICRIE from the coding sequence GTGCAGACAACTTACACAGAAGCTACTTCAGTAATTGAATACATTATTAACCATGGTCAACGGTTGCATTTTAATGCTCACCACTACATATACCTTTCTGGGGACTTATGTAATCATATTTATGTCATAACGGATGGAAAAGTTATTACACAACGCGTTATGGAAGATGGGAAAGAATTTAATACTAAATTGTTAGGACATCATAGCATATTCGGTTCAACAACATTATTTTGCGGCAGAAAGACACATGCCCTTTCTGCAAAAGTTAAAGAAGACGCAACCGTTTATAAAATGCCTAAAAAACAATTTGAAGAAGCCATTTTAACGGATGAAGTTTTGAAATACGAATGGATACTATGGGTACAAAATGAAAACGAAAAAAACGAATATCAAATTAGAGATATTTATACGCTTGGTAAGACGAGTGCTTTTTATTCAATACTTATTAAATTAGCTAACACTTATGGTATTCATGATGGAGATAGTATATTAATTAATGTAGATTTAACAAATCATGAATTAGCAAACTTTTGCAATGTTACAAGAGAAAGCGTAAATCGTATGTTGAGTAATTTAAAGAAGAAAAATATTGTATCAATCAACCAAAAAAGAATTACAATTCATAATTTAGACTACTTAAAAAAATCAATTAACTGCGAAAACTGTCCACAGTCGATATGTAGAATAGAATAG
- a CDS encoding metal-sulfur cluster assembly factor: MEEAMKDSILGALENVIDPELGIDIVNLGLVYNVDLDDEGLCTVEMTLTSMGCPLGPQIIDQVKTALGELPEVKETEVNIVWNPPWNKDKMSRYAKIALGVS; encoded by the coding sequence ATGGAAGAAGCAATGAAAGATAGTATCTTAGGCGCATTAGAAAATGTCATTGACCCAGAACTTGGAATTGACATTGTGAACTTAGGACTTGTATATAACGTTGATTTAGACGATGAAGGTTTATGCACAGTTGAAATGACATTAACTTCTATGGGTTGTCCATTAGGGCCCCAAATTATAGATCAGGTTAAAACTGCATTAGGTGAATTACCTGAAGTCAAAGAAACAGAAGTTAACATCGTCTGGAATCCACCTTGGAATAAAGACAAAATGTCACGTTATGCTAAAATTGCATTAGGTGTAAGTTAA
- a CDS encoding Cof-type HAD-IIB family hydrolase → MDKHLICLDLDGTLLTDEKHISPFTKRVLQYLKKSGHEIMISTGRPYRASIDYYNAMDMNTPIINFNGAFIHHPLDNRFEPVHEQLDARVATNIFNDISKLNVKNIIAEVRDQVYINNYDKALFEGFSMGNPEIKYGELNELLPEAPTSLLIQAEDSEIPRIKRHLSKHYAENIEHRRWGAPFPVIEIVKKGINKGKAVKYVAEYLNIDFDNIIAFGDEDNDYEMIQFANYGVAMGNAIPELKEIANDVTDTNNDDGIGKYLNKYFELNL, encoded by the coding sequence ATGGACAAACATTTAATTTGTTTAGATTTAGATGGTACATTATTAACCGATGAAAAACACATCAGCCCATTTACAAAGAGGGTTCTTCAATATTTAAAAAAATCTGGTCATGAAATTATGATTTCAACTGGCCGACCATATCGAGCAAGTATTGATTATTATAACGCAATGGATATGAACACACCGATTATTAACTTTAATGGTGCTTTTATTCATCATCCTTTAGATAATCGATTCGAACCTGTACACGAACAGTTAGACGCTCGTGTTGCGACTAATATTTTCAATGATATTAGCAAATTGAATGTCAAAAATATTATTGCAGAAGTTAGAGACCAAGTATATATAAATAATTATGATAAAGCTTTATTTGAAGGTTTTAGTATGGGCAATCCTGAAATCAAATATGGCGAATTGAATGAACTTTTACCTGAAGCACCAACGAGTTTATTGATTCAAGCTGAAGATAGTGAAATTCCTAGAATAAAAAGACATCTTAGTAAGCACTATGCTGAAAATATTGAACATCGTCGTTGGGGTGCCCCATTCCCTGTAATTGAAATTGTGAAAAAGGGTATAAATAAAGGAAAAGCTGTAAAATATGTAGCTGAATATTTAAATATTGATTTTGATAATATTATCGCTTTTGGTGATGAAGATAATGATTATGAAATGATTCAATTTGCCAATTACGGTGTAGCGATGGGCAATGCCATTCCTGAACTTAAAGAAATCGCAAATGATGTGACAGATACTAACAATGATGATGGTATCGGAAAATATTTAAATAAATATTTCGAATTAAATTTATAA
- a CDS encoding DegV family protein, which translates to MKMIVDSGSDLTLEQIEAHGFYFLPYGIVIDGKSKVDQYEISNEEVLNAIKNNQHPKTNQATMEQMTKVFTEIAENNEQAIYIAFSSALSGTYQTACLVKEQVKEDYPDLDITIYDSLSASMGLGKLILDTHDKINASYSFEEIDQYIKDKINKIRHLFTVKDLKYLASGGRLSKGQAFLGTLLNIKPLLHVEEGKLVPIEKYRGSKKLWHAIIEKMKNENKDFSNETIYMTHADDLEEAEKLKALMVQELSPKDVIISNIGPVISSHTGSGTVAIFYYKE; encoded by the coding sequence ATGAAAATGATAGTAGATAGTGGATCAGACTTAACATTAGAACAAATTGAAGCGCACGGATTTTACTTTTTACCTTATGGAATTGTAATTGATGGTAAAAGTAAGGTCGACCAATATGAAATATCTAATGAAGAAGTATTAAATGCTATTAAAAACAATCAACATCCAAAAACGAACCAAGCTACTATGGAACAAATGACAAAAGTTTTTACCGAAATAGCTGAAAATAATGAACAAGCTATTTATATCGCTTTTAGTAGTGCATTAAGTGGCACATATCAAACAGCTTGTTTAGTAAAAGAACAAGTGAAAGAAGATTATCCTGATTTAGATATCACAATCTATGATTCACTAAGTGCATCGATGGGGTTAGGAAAATTAATCCTAGATACTCATGATAAAATCAATGCATCTTATTCATTTGAAGAAATAGATCAATATATTAAAGACAAAATAAATAAAATTAGACATTTATTCACAGTTAAAGATTTAAAATATTTAGCAAGTGGTGGCCGTTTATCTAAAGGACAAGCGTTCTTAGGCACATTGCTTAACATTAAACCCCTACTACATGTAGAAGAAGGTAAACTTGTACCAATTGAAAAATACCGTGGTTCAAAAAAATTATGGCATGCCATAATAGAAAAAATGAAAAATGAAAATAAAGACTTTTCAAACGAAACAATTTATATGACGCATGCTGATGATTTAGAAGAAGCTGAAAAATTAAAAGCATTAATGGTACAAGAATTATCACCTAAAGATGTCATCATTTCTAACATTGGCCCAGTCATTAGCTCTCATACAGGAAGTGGTACGGTCGCAATCTTTTATTATAAGGAGTAA
- a CDS encoding CoA-disulfide reductase, protein MNKIIVIGAVAGGATVASQIRRLDSESEIVVYEKDRDMSFANCGLPYYLGGVVEDRDLMLSTTPQQFYDKKNITVKTFHEAIELNDQDKTVTIKNHQTGETFTDHYDQLILSPGCRARQLPIKSDRLFTLRNLVDTDKIEHFIETQNVKKALVVGAGYVSLEILENLYHRGIQTTFIHRSEHINKSMDKDLNKVIFDEIEKRNINYRLNEEMVSIEDKTVTFKSGQVEDYDIIIAGVGIEPNSDWLKSSSLQLNEKGYIPVNEFFETNVKDVYALGDVIETFYRHTKTPTTITLAWGAHRAASLIAENLVASSTTKKVSFKGLLGTNIVRVFDYALGSVGISEAELKAYNYTVVEQVQKQHAGYYPDAEPITLRVYFENNTRKILRACAVGKDGADKRIDILATAIIGGLTVDELRDIEIAYAPPFSSPKDIVNMIGYKAQSK, encoded by the coding sequence ATGAATAAAATCATTGTTATAGGTGCTGTAGCCGGTGGTGCTACAGTTGCATCTCAAATTAGAAGATTAGATTCTGAAAGTGAAATTGTTGTTTATGAAAAAGACAGAGACATGAGCTTTGCAAATTGTGGCTTACCCTACTATTTAGGTGGCGTGGTCGAAGATAGAGACCTCATGTTATCTACTACACCACAACAATTTTATGATAAAAAGAACATCACTGTAAAAACTTTTCATGAAGCGATTGAGTTAAATGATCAAGATAAAACTGTAACAATTAAAAATCATCAAACAGGTGAAACGTTTACCGATCATTATGACCAACTTATTTTAAGTCCAGGATGTCGCGCTCGTCAGTTACCTATTAAGTCAGATCGCTTATTTACGTTAAGAAATTTAGTAGATACCGATAAAATAGAACATTTTATCGAAACACAAAATGTTAAAAAAGCTTTAGTTGTCGGCGCTGGGTATGTCAGTTTAGAAATATTGGAAAACCTATATCATAGAGGTATTCAAACTACTTTTATCCATAGAAGTGAACACATCAACAAAAGTATGGACAAAGATTTAAATAAAGTGATTTTTGATGAAATTGAAAAGAGAAACATCAACTATAGATTAAACGAAGAAATGGTTTCAATTGAAGATAAAACTGTGACATTTAAATCAGGTCAAGTTGAAGATTATGATATCATCATCGCTGGTGTTGGTATTGAACCGAATAGTGATTGGTTAAAATCTTCGTCACTTCAATTAAATGAAAAAGGTTATATTCCAGTAAACGAATTTTTCGAAACCAACGTAAAAGATGTATACGCACTTGGTGATGTCATTGAAACATTTTATAGACATACAAAAACACCTACTACCATCACGTTAGCTTGGGGCGCACATCGAGCAGCATCATTAATTGCTGAAAACCTCGTCGCAAGTTCTACTACAAAAAAAGTTTCCTTTAAAGGACTATTAGGTACAAATATTGTCCGCGTGTTTGATTACGCTCTAGGAAGTGTTGGTATTAGTGAAGCAGAACTTAAAGCATATAACTATACCGTTGTAGAACAAGTTCAAAAACAACATGCAGGATATTATCCAGATGCAGAACCCATTACATTAAGAGTTTATTTTGAAAATAACACACGAAAAATACTACGTGCCTGCGCAGTTGGTAAAGACGGAGCAGATAAAAGGATTGATATACTAGCTACTGCTATTATTGGTGGTTTAACAGTAGACGAATTAAGAGATATAGAAATCGCATATGCACCACCATTCTCAAGCCCAAAAGATATCGTAAATATGATTGGGTATAAAGCACAATCCAAATAA
- a CDS encoding helix-turn-helix domain-containing protein — protein sequence MKSYSYEKKYEIVLEYLDGKMGYPRLAKKHGVKSITPIRIWVGQYKRFGIEGLKPNKVKQTFTREFKLSVLRYRELNKLSYEETADHFGILSYTTIWKWQKKFEVEKDKNEATIEKRSPPVMKKNKKTNEIHLKENERQELIRLREENENLKAGIEYQKKLQALTQHIEEKRKKR from the coding sequence GTGAAAAGTTATAGTTACGAAAAGAAATATGAAATTGTTCTAGAATACTTGGATGGTAAAATGGGCTATCCTAGATTAGCCAAAAAGCATGGAGTGAAATCTATTACTCCTATAAGAATTTGGGTGGGACAATACAAAAGGTTTGGAATTGAAGGTCTAAAACCGAATAAAGTAAAACAGACATTTACTAGAGAATTCAAGCTATCTGTATTAAGATATAGAGAATTAAATAAGTTGTCTTATGAAGAAACAGCAGATCATTTTGGAATTCTGAGTTATACAACCATTTGGAAATGGCAGAAAAAATTTGAAGTTGAAAAAGATAAAAATGAGGCGACTATAGAGAAGAGGAGCCCTCCTGTAATGAAGAAAAATAAGAAGACAAACGAAATTCATCTCAAGGAAAATGAACGTCAAGAATTAATACGTCTGAGAGAAGAAAATGAAAATTTAAAAGCAGGAATAGAGTATCAAAAAAAGTTACAAGCCTTAACTCAACACATCGAGGAAAAACGAAAGAAAAGGTAA
- a CDS encoding alpha-amylase family protein, translated as MNKWTKILISLILIAPIFSSYAFAKEKEYEDVKYPRIYSLVVDRFMNGDNDNNKMIKNNKKSNDLPLGGDFQGIEDKLDYIHDMGFNTIHISPVFSHEQNDFLGYKVKNYNEIDSVLGGEKAFKSLINKIHNKKMKIIVDMPVTYTDEFNGSINGDLNKVQKSYFKDDKFIDLKDNQNQNIYKKKVKSFVDKYKVDGISMNIVQNGIDAKTFIPEGIDSYGIINKEGIQAQHFKHVSTSQTRSSLQNAFKTVNTEVPNYNKNNEVLLADTWFTDRFTKYAADENMFPGTRIKQLMTYMWGYKGPIMMNYGTEIAVNGSKLEDINQLQNFRTDKEVIKHLEKVSKTFKQYQELYAGDVKSLKHDKGTNVFYYDTNTVDYILNINDSSKSKKVTLNHDVIEKNKMLSGLIIGDNIKAKNNQYNLITDREESELYAVINNRGLNNSYFIAAALVVILFGLFIFLVSRRSKRQRN; from the coding sequence ATGAATAAATGGACAAAAATTTTAATAAGTTTAATATTAATCGCACCAATTTTTAGTAGTTATGCTTTTGCTAAAGAAAAGGAATACGAAGATGTTAAATATCCTAGAATTTATAGTTTAGTCGTAGATCGTTTTATGAATGGCGATAATGACAATAATAAAATGATAAAAAATAATAAAAAATCTAATGACTTGCCTCTTGGTGGGGATTTTCAAGGTATAGAAGATAAATTAGATTATATTCACGACATGGGCTTTAATACGATACATATTTCTCCAGTATTTTCTCATGAACAAAATGATTTTTTGGGCTACAAAGTTAAAAATTATAATGAAATTGATTCAGTATTAGGTGGCGAAAAGGCTTTTAAATCACTCATTAATAAAATACATAATAAAAAAATGAAAATCATTGTAGACATGCCTGTAACTTATACTGATGAATTTAATGGTTCTATCAACGGGGATTTAAACAAAGTTCAAAAGTCGTATTTTAAAGATGATAAATTTATTGATTTAAAAGATAATCAAAACCAAAATATTTATAAAAAGAAAGTAAAATCTTTTGTAGATAAATATAAAGTTGATGGTATTTCAATGAATATCGTTCAAAATGGTATAGATGCTAAAACATTCATTCCAGAAGGTATAGATTCATATGGGATTATTAATAAAGAGGGCATACAAGCTCAACATTTCAAGCATGTATCTACAAGCCAAACAAGAAGTAGTTTACAAAATGCTTTTAAGACGGTAAATACAGAAGTTCCAAATTACAATAAAAACAACGAAGTATTGTTAGCAGATACATGGTTTACAGATCGCTTCACAAAATATGCTGCAGATGAAAACATGTTCCCAGGCACGCGTATTAAGCAATTAATGACGTACATGTGGGGTTATAAAGGACCAATCATGATGAATTACGGAACTGAAATTGCAGTTAATGGATCAAAATTAGAAGATATTAACCAATTACAAAATTTCAGAACAGATAAAGAAGTGATTAAACATTTAGAAAAAGTGTCTAAAACTTTTAAACAATATCAAGAATTGTATGCAGGAGATGTGAAATCATTAAAACATGATAAAGGTACAAATGTATTTTATTATGATACAAACACGGTAGATTATATTCTTAATATTAATGATTCTAGCAAATCTAAAAAGGTAACTTTAAATCATGATGTAATTGAAAAGAATAAAATGCTTTCAGGTTTGATTATTGGAGATAATATAAAAGCAAAAAATAATCAATACAACCTTATTACAGACAGAGAAGAAAGCGAACTCTATGCCGTAATAAATAATAGAGGTTTGAACAATAGTTACTTTATAGCAGCAGCACTAGTTGTGATATTATTCGGGCTATTTATATTCTTAGTTTCTAGAAGAAGCAAAAGACAAAGAAATTAA
- a CDS encoding DUF1516 family protein, with protein MIHFHIFSWLVTIILFFVVYAKVTNKPVHMVLRLFMLLTLISGFVVFMQAMGINGMLYGIKLLLGLAVLVLMELTIIKKKKNKNSKGLLISTIVVIVLTILLGSYLPMGVLHFG; from the coding sequence ATGATACATTTCCATATATTTAGCTGGTTAGTAACAATCATTTTATTCTTTGTAGTTTATGCGAAAGTTACAAACAAACCAGTACATATGGTTTTAAGATTATTCATGCTATTAACATTAATTTCTGGTTTTGTAGTATTCATGCAAGCTATGGGTATTAATGGTATGTTGTATGGTATTAAATTACTTCTTGGATTAGCAGTATTGGTTCTTATGGAACTTACTATTATTAAGAAGAAAAAGAACAAAAACAGTAAAGGACTACTTATTTCAACAATTGTTGTTATCGTTCTTACTATTTTATTAGGTAGTTATTTACCAATGGGCGTATTACACTTTGGATAA
- a CDS encoding fumarylacetoacetate hydrolase family protein, producing MKFLTFKYKDITSYGVKVKREEAVWDLRKIFLEYGEDGFNPKTLLEGLQLNVNVDFQEAVRKAIVNVEESADKADYKYSFEDIEFLPPVTPTNNVIAFGRNYKKHAEELNNEVNRLYVFTKAASSLTGDNAEIPNHQDITDKLDYEGELGIVIGKSGEKIPRGLALDYVYGYTIINDITDRNAQKEQDQAFLSKSLTGGCPMGPYIVTKDELPLPENVNIVTKVNNEIRQDGNTSEMILKIDELIAEISKYVALHPGDVIATGTPSGVGAGMNPPKFLQPGDEVKVTIDGIGTLTTFISKTK from the coding sequence ATGAAATTTTTAACTTTTAAATATAAAGATATTACTTCGTACGGTGTGAAAGTAAAAAGAGAAGAAGCTGTATGGGATTTACGTAAAATATTCCTAGAATATGGAGAAGATGGCTTCAATCCAAAAACATTATTAGAAGGTTTACAATTAAATGTAAATGTCGATTTTCAAGAAGCTGTACGTAAAGCTATTGTTAATGTAGAAGAATCTGCTGATAAAGCTGATTATAAATATAGTTTTGAAGACATTGAATTTTTACCACCAGTAACACCAACAAATAATGTGATTGCTTTCGGTAGAAATTATAAAAAACACGCTGAAGAATTAAATAATGAAGTGAATAGATTATATGTATTTACTAAAGCAGCATCATCTTTAACTGGAGATAACGCTGAAATTCCAAATCACCAAGATATTACAGATAAATTAGATTATGAAGGTGAACTTGGAATTGTCATTGGTAAATCAGGTGAAAAAATACCACGTGGATTAGCATTAGACTATGTATATGGTTATACAATCATTAATGATATTACAGATAGAAATGCTCAAAAAGAACAAGATCAAGCATTCTTATCTAAATCATTAACAGGCGGTTGCCCAATGGGACCATATATCGTAACGAAAGATGAATTACCATTACCTGAGAATGTAAATATTGTTACAAAAGTGAACAATGAAATTCGTCAAGATGGTAATACGAGCGAAATGATTCTTAAAATAGATGAACTTATCGCTGAAATTTCTAAATATGTAGCATTACATCCAGGAGACGTTATCGCAACAGGTACACCATCAGGAGTAGGAGCAGGAATGAATCCTCCGAAATTCTTACAACCAGGTGACGAAGTTAAAGTAACGATTGATGGAATTGGAACATTAACAACATTTATAAGTAAAACTAAATAA
- a CDS encoding DUF418 domain-containing protein, with amino-acid sequence MAKQRIFSIDALRGFSLLGILLMNILTFAYPYQVINPFEYFQQQDGALFKISSLFIIASFYPIFAFLFGYGLSMMYRNSLEKNLDYYPIIIRRLFFLLLIGMIHGIFIFYGDILATYALLGFIAIIFVRLKPQFSLVALTIGFGILALLYILPMVLVQDATKLENFVGLQELERVNNILSSTDYLSIIGFNLKYFGLNISNVIFVGPFSILPIILFGIYAHQVEWFNKIRQHKNLYIVIGLVVFILGLAIKIIQIVLEGSTTSQLISQMLGGPIVAISYIIFFVLICEDQTARKILTPLQFIGKLSLTTYITQSIICMFIFYGIGFNLYGKLPVLTIYAIAIVIYLVQLFLSFLYLKKFKQGPLEKIWRKVTYLK; translated from the coding sequence ATGGCAAAACAAAGAATATTTAGTATCGATGCATTAAGAGGGTTTAGTTTGCTAGGTATTTTATTGATGAATATATTGACGTTCGCGTATCCTTATCAAGTCATCAATCCATTTGAATATTTTCAGCAACAAGATGGTGCATTGTTTAAAATCAGTTCATTGTTTATAATTGCATCTTTTTATCCTATATTTGCGTTCTTATTTGGATATGGATTATCGATGATGTACCGAAATAGTTTAGAAAAAAATCTCGATTATTATCCAATCATCATTAGAAGATTATTTTTCTTGTTACTTATTGGTATGATACACGGCATTTTTATCTTTTATGGTGATATTTTAGCGACATATGCTTTACTTGGATTTATCGCAATTATATTTGTCAGATTGAAACCGCAATTTTCTTTAGTAGCACTAACAATTGGATTTGGCATTTTAGCATTGCTTTATATATTGCCAATGGTGTTGGTTCAAGATGCCACGAAACTAGAAAATTTTGTTGGACTACAAGAGTTAGAGAGAGTTAATAATATATTATCCAGTACAGATTACCTTTCAATAATAGGATTTAATCTGAAATACTTTGGTTTGAATATATCAAATGTCATTTTTGTAGGGCCGTTTAGTATATTACCTATCATTTTATTTGGAATTTATGCACATCAAGTTGAATGGTTTAACAAAATTCGACAACATAAAAATCTTTATATCGTAATAGGTCTTGTTGTCTTTATTTTAGGATTAGCCATTAAAATCATTCAAATTGTATTAGAAGGTTCAACGACTTCACAACTGATTAGTCAAATGTTAGGTGGCCCAATAGTCGCGATAAGTTATATTATTTTCTTTGTTTTAATTTGTGAAGATCAAACTGCTAGAAAAATTTTAACACCATTACAATTTATCGGTAAACTAAGCCTTACAACTTATATCACGCAAAGTATCATATGTATGTTTATCTTTTACGGAATAGGATTTAACCTATATGGAAAATTACCAGTACTTACAATTTACGCGATTGCCATTGTGATTTATTTAGTGCAACTTTTCCTAAGTTTCCTATACTTAAAGAAATTTAAACAAGGTCCATTAGAAAAAATTTGGAGAAAAGTAACATATTTAAAATAA